In Deltaproteobacteria bacterium, a single window of DNA contains:
- the nuoE gene encoding NADH-quinone oxidoreductase subunit NuoE, with product MKKEQTTKRSVQGGNGKTRKKVAKKRKRKAPEAADLTIVDEIIGRHQGAEGALIPVLQEVQGHYGYIPEGAVPRIAEGLKVYPSSIYGVMTFYSQFNLKPMGKNIIRVCCGTACHVKGAERVSSKFKEILKVPMGETTEDRNFTLEQVACIGACSLAPAVMVNDEVHGKVTPDEAVKILDQYKS from the coding sequence ATGAAAAAGGAACAGACAACGAAACGATCCGTACAGGGCGGCAATGGGAAGACCCGGAAGAAGGTGGCGAAAAAACGGAAGCGTAAGGCACCGGAGGCAGCGGACCTGACGATTGTCGACGAAATCATCGGCCGCCATCAGGGAGCGGAGGGGGCATTGATTCCCGTTCTGCAGGAAGTTCAGGGGCATTACGGATACATTCCGGAAGGTGCTGTGCCCCGGATCGCCGAGGGATTGAAGGTTTATCCGAGCAGCATCTACGGGGTGATGACCTTCTATTCGCAGTTTAACCTGAAGCCGATGGGAAAAAATATCATCCGTGTCTGCTGTGGTACGGCCTGTCATGTCAAGGGAGCGGAACGGGTGAGCAGTAAATTCAAGGAAATCCTCAAGGTCCCCATGGGGGAGACCACGGAAGACCGGAATTTTACCCTGGAACAGGTGGCCTGTATCGGCGCCTGTTCTCTGGCGCCGGCCGTGATGGTCAACGATGAGGTTCATGGCAAGGTCACACCGGATGAAGCGGTGAAGATCCTGGATCAATATAAATCATAA